In Prevotella sp. oral taxon 475, one DNA window encodes the following:
- a CDS encoding DUF5932 domain-containing protein: MNPFKVIIVEDVPLELKGTEGIFRNDIPEATIIGTADTEPAYWKLLKQELPDLVLLDLGLGGSTTIGVEICRHTKEQYPAVKVLIFTGEILNEKLWLDVLDAGCDGIILKSGELLTRGDVASVMNGKRLVFNQPILEKLVDKFKQVVSNQIYRQEAFINYEIDEYDERFLRHLALGYTKEQITNLRGMPFGVKSLEKRQNELVSKLFPHGNGRMGVNATRLVVRAFELRILDIDNIEPDNE, translated from the coding sequence ATGAATCCATTCAAAGTAATCATCGTTGAAGACGTTCCGTTGGAACTGAAAGGCACAGAGGGCATTTTCAGAAACGATATTCCCGAAGCCACCATCATCGGTACTGCCGATACCGAACCTGCTTACTGGAAACTCCTTAAACAGGAATTGCCCGATCTCGTTCTTCTTGACCTGGGCCTGGGTGGTTCTACCACCATCGGCGTAGAGATTTGCAGGCACACCAAGGAGCAATATCCTGCTGTCAAGGTGCTCATCTTCACCGGCGAGATTCTTAACGAGAAACTCTGGCTCGATGTTCTCGACGCCGGATGCGACGGAATCATTCTCAAAAGCGGTGAATTACTCACCCGAGGAGATGTGGCCAGCGTAATGAATGGCAAACGATTGGTCTTCAATCAGCCTATTCTCGAAAAGCTCGTTGATAAATTTAAACAGGTGGTCAGCAATCAAATCTACCGTCAAGAGGCCTTTATCAACTACGAGATAGATGAATATGACGAACGTTTTCTGCGTCATCTCGCCCTGGGCTACACCAAAGAGCAAATCACCAATCTGCGAGGTATGCCTTTTGGCGTAAAGAGTTTGGAGAAACGGCAAAACGAATTGGTGTCGAAACTCTTTCCACACGGCAACGGACGAATGGGCGTCAATGCCACTCGGCTTGTTGTCCGGGCCTTTGAGCTGCGGATATTAGATATCGACAACATCGAACCCGACAATGAATAA